From the Porites lutea chromosome 5, jaPorLute2.1, whole genome shotgun sequence genome, the window GACGACGCATGATTCTCTGTTCCCTGCAATTTCGAAAAGGAGTACTAAATGGAAGCTTAGAAACCTGACTGATTCCCAAGTCTTGACTGTTAACTCTTGGGGCACGAAAAGGGAACCTGAACAGTCAAGGGTCACTCAGTTGGGAGGGAAAACGTGTGCGGGAATTGAAGCACGAACGCTGATGGACGTGGAGAGTGAACGTGGCGTGCGTTTCCCAGAACTTCTAAAGTGcccaaaagctttttttaaaaataactatCTTTCGAGTGTAGGTCAAGTTCTAAACACGCAAACTcgacttcaattttttttgcaaggGCCTTCATAACCACCAATACTGCCATAGTGCGAGGAAGTAGCTTTGGAGCCTAGAAACGTGTTTGGCGAATTTCATTGCGTGGTCTACAATTAAGTGTTGAGCTCAAGAAATTCCGGCAAAGTAAAAAATCTGTGTCTTAACGATAGAAGTCGTGAGAACAGTTACTAATATAAAGCCTAGACTACCATAAAAGGCAAAATTTAGCTGTCATGAGCGGTTAAAGGAAGGAAAACAGACCAAGCACTTTTGTCGCTTTATCTTGACCCGGATTTTCACGCCCACGGTCGGAAGCGGGACAAGCCGATTTACTATTCTCGCCGAAAGGATTCACACATTCCCTCCTTCACCCCATAACTTTTATCTTAGACTTACTGACATGCTGGTAAAGTCGAACTTGGTTTTACCAGCGATTGTTACGCGTTTTTAGGAGCCATGGTGTTTGCAGAACACCTTGCCTGATGATGTGCGCGCACTATACAACACGATACATTGGTCGTTCAGTTCGTGCAACCTCAGCCGCTCCCATTCATTCCCGCTCGGCCTATACCAACCTACTTGCGACCCACGCTCAAAAAGCCGACctagaaactgaaaacaaacacaCGAAAGGACTAGAAGTCCGCGTTACCTagatgtgaatcaacgtttcTTTATCAGTATACCCAAGACGTGGTCTTCTTACGTTTTTATATTACAATCGTTTTCAAATTTGAGCACGTCTCACTACATACTGAAGGAAGCACTTTCTTTAAATGTAGTGAGCAATTactaaaccttttttttcgGAGTTTTTACAAATTTCATTATCGAAGATTAAAAGATGAATGACTGTTAAAAACCCGGTTACTCGAAATCAGAGCCCCATTTTTTGGCAGAGATTCAAGTAAACATTGGTCAGAAGCACCTGAGGATATTACACTCGTTTTCTCAGCCACCAAGAGTTATAACGTCACCAAGCACTTACACCCATAAATTTGCTTTTGATATTAGATTAGCAGCCGGAATAATGGCTTTATATCGTTCAGCAATCTCTATTGTGCGACTGACTCATATATGCGTGTTTAGCGCAACTAGTGCTTCAATCTTCGAACCCGACCAAACATCTCAAAACTTCATTTTCCGAAAGttacatttgaaaagaaaatatttctgaGGCAAGATAGCTCCCAATGTAATCTTAAAGATGAATGAGTGACACAAAAAGTTTACAATTGAGTTTAACTGCAGTTCCATCGTGAGTCAGCTAAAGATATTATGCAACTTGCACACTTGCTTTACCACCAAATGATTAATTTTCTTCTCGTGGGAATTACcaaacaattttatttgataATCAAGAGGTTATGAAAGCGATCTTTCAATTAATTGGAAAGTTATAGTAACAATAATTTGCAAAATAAACCTCTTGTCTATCTGGCGCCACTCTGAATACATCAGGCGTCTTAAAACCTGTTTACCATTACTTTGACCTTCAAACTACTCAGACGTTGCTACTTCATTGCCGTACCATAGCCATGTGTAAAACTGCAGCGTCAGTATATTCAATATTATTACCATGCACTAGTACCAAAAATCTAAAAAACTATAGGGAGAAACCGTATATGAAATGACGTCAATGTTCACTTTCATTGCGTCGACGGCGACTGCGACAGAGAGAGTCGAAAGCCAGTGAAGGGGGTCTGGGACGAATTGCCACGCGCAAATGAGACATATCTATACAGCGTTttcatgacgtcacggcggccatataaGTGTTCCAAAAAAGCGATGTTCGAGCTTTTGGAAGGTTGTGACGATATAACATCGACCTACGGTAGGTCGAGGTCCTTATGAAGCCTTTATGAAACATCACTCCCTTTGCTTCCTAACCCTAAGTCTTTTtctaagtttttcaaatttctgctCAAGAAATTTCTTGAAAGTCTAAGCCTCTTTgatttaaaagggaaaaaagaaagtcgAGATACGACAGGCATAACTCGAACCATGCTCAATAGCTCCAAAGTCTATTGTGCCATCCACTAGACCACTGAGAAATTGCTGTAAGTAATGATTCAGATTTAAATATATATAGTAACCCTGCTAGTGCTTAACCCCTATTACTACTTTGTGTGGGCCACATAAGGTGTCCAACCTCCCGTTTGTGCGAGCGCTGTATGACTTCCAAGAGCAATACAAAGCTGTGGTAAGTGCTAAAGGTGTgtgtgtacaaaacaatgtaCGTAATTAAAGTTATTCCAGGTATCACAAAACCTCATCAAATAATTATTTGTCCGATTCGcacatttaagaaaaaaatccttGGTGAAAAATCTAATATGGCGTGTTTTGCACATTCATGACGTCACGCTAGACACTGAGGGCCAAAAAACCACTGCTTGGATTAATCGTTGTTAAATTACCAGAGCTTTATTTCGAAAGAGATAGGGCTAATTAAAACCCATAAGTTCAAATATTCCAATTATTTCGCCTAGATTTCCGATCAATCACAGATTTTCTTGGTCGTAGGAAAGTCTAAGTGTTGTTTCCTCAATACGAACTCAGCGACATTTTCTGGAattcttatttaatttatttggTTTTCCTGTTGGAATTCGTTATTCCGACGCAACGTATGCTAACCTTGCTTATTCAAAACTGGTTACAGGCACGAACTAAGTCTTCGCCGTCCCGATTCACTGAGAGCCAGGATCAGCCTATATGACTACTACACTCGTTTGACTATTAGAGACAAAAAACAGCCTGTCACATACTTGCTATTGGATAAAAACGTTTGCCCCTGGGATCGGGAGGTCAGTTGTTGCGGTCAAGTTCAACTGAACACAGCAAGAACTCGAAACCGAAGTGTGTAAGAATGCACGTTCCCATCAACGACTCACTGATTTCAAATAGATCAGTGAGAAATTCTTGGAAACAGAGACGTTCCAGTGGTGCTGATTTTGAACGCAAAATCTCCATAATAAGCCCTTTGCGGCTAGCCATTCACCTGGTACAAAACCACCACGccggagagcaaaagtcgcactgggacaagacaaacaaaggaaattaccatttaaaattatgtatgtcTTTAGCTTGTCTGTCCCAGTGCAACTTTTGCTCTCAAGCATGCCGTTTTTGTACTAGCTacaaagcgttttttttttttttttaagggcgGCCCTGAGTTCCAGTCTAATGCTTTATGAAACAGAGTGGTCACATGACCACAGGAAATGAATCTAACTGATACTTCAACGAATTccccccactacttctattagAAGCGTATAGGGAAAACAAAtgggaatttgaattttgatatcaagggttaaagggttaatgaacAAATGACAAGTTGCACGCTCCCTTACACGATGTTTATGGTTTTCGGACAAGGTCAGTGGTCAGCGGACTCGGGCATAATTCAAGAGCAAGGAAAACTGTAGATGTGGCAAAGAAATCCAAAAACTATCAAAAAAGTACGAGGGCCACTTTGAACAGGGGAATGACTATTCCTTTCTCAATACTAAGCTTTAAAGGCGCTTAAAATTCCCATAGAAAAATAAGTGAGACAGTGAACAATATTTACGTCATTTCCATATATTAACCTTTCATATCTGTACAAGCATTTCcgatgacaacaacaataacactaGAATGAATAGAATGATATACTGTGGGAAAATGTAATACATTGAAACAACAACACACACTTATGTACATACCTCGCGCTCAAATATTGATAGCTAATATCTTAAACACTTCCTTAAAAAAATACTCTGGATATTTTACATCGTTCATTTTTGCTAGTAAGCTGCTTTCGGGAATTTCAGCAAAATGCCGACAAAAGCACTAACTAATTAAAAAATCTGACTTTGCACTGAGGTTGGAATGCAAAGGATACTAGATTAGCTAAACACAAAACCAAATCAGTGTTTATCAACAGAATAGCACTCTTCCAAGGCATTTCGTGAATACAACTTCCGAGAGGTAGGTCTGATTGCCTCTTTGTTAGCCTGCGAAGAAGGTACCGGGTTTTTTTAGGGTGAAAGGAGAAATATCGAGGACACGCGCGCACACGAGAGGAGAAAAGAAGAGGAGACCTCCTCTCCCCATCGCGTGTTCCCCTCGCGCGCTTCATAAAAACTAACcagcgcctgccacgcaggctacgttTTCGTTGGTTAAAACGGATGATGTCTTTGACTAGTTCTTCTCGCGTACATGTTATTTGCCGAACTGGAGTACGTCGGTACACCGAAAATGTTCCATGAACTACCCATGAAAGGTGGACGCACGCCAAAGTGAGAGTTAAAAAGTGAAGTGACGGAAAAGTTTCCTGATGAAGTAAGTCCACTTTGTGTTTCTGCTTCCCCGGGTTGTTTATCGGAAACGTTCGAGTTGTAGTCCTGTTTAGGTTTGTCATTTGATGGCACCATTTGTGTAACTCTGGTTAAAACAAAAGAGCAGAAAAGAATGAAATACGACTTTAAAGTTGTTAGAAAGGTTAGCAACATAAAAGAATCCCCAGGAAGAACTGTACGATAATCTAAGAATATTTCTACGAGAAAAAGGATTTTATGTTACTCAACTGTTCATGCTGCTGCTTTTCGGCCATCTGCACTGTTGCTGATTGTTGTCCGTGAAACGGATTTTCAGCGGAAGTGAGATGCAGCGATCTTATCCTTCCTCCACTATTGCTCCTGAGATAGCTACTGCTACTGTCAGCGGTGCTGTCCATCGCTTCCACGTTCCTTTTCGACTTGATAATATCAGCTGACCCTCCACGATTTGAATGCCGGCTATAACGAGTTGCGCGAGCCGCCAAACCACGTGACGCGTTGAATGCTTCAGAACGAACATAACTGGTTGCTTCAGTGTTTCTAGTGTTTTACGAGAAGAAGACCGAAATTTAGCATGGACGCACACTAAATTTTGGTCGTTTTTAGGGCGAATTACAATGAAAAGAGACCTATGTGCCTGATTCGAATTATCTGGTGAAAAAAATGTTCGAAACCATGTCTTTGTGACAGTATACAAACACACACTTTAACCTCGATCTAGTCCTGGCCTGTTACAAGGATCTTCTTAAAACAGTGTACACGAAGCATTCAAATTCAACACGTTCTTGTACTTATAATGAGTCATCCTACCTTAGTTCCATCTCCCTCGTCACAGGCCTCCCCCCTGCTGAAGAGCCGCGCGAGCCTGGAGTAGAGTTTCGCGATAAGGGCCTGGGTACAAGGGGAGGCAAGTTTATATCCTGAAGTGAATCTTTTATCCGGAAATGGTCACGTGAATCCGTTTCTCTTCCTTCGACCGTGTGACTGGAAAGTGCTGAAAATTCTCGGCCACTGTTTGGCCGACTTGAGCTGGAATGGCGCTTCTGCAGGAGCGACGGTTCACCGTTACTTTGGCCTgttgcgaagaaaaaaaacacctgTTGTGAGAACTTCAAATCCTTGcggtagaaaaaaaaacgtctctttTGCGTTACAACAGGATTTGTTATTCCTTTTTACTTCCCAAAAAGTGTGTTTGGcctaataattttattgtaatgcACAACCTAAAATATCCTACGGACGAACAGTTACGACTTTtagatatttcgagcaacaacaatttgccctctgtcctctttgaattggagtcaattttcatttttttcaggggcacccaacgactgttttttgtaaaatatatgttcggagaagagaagcaaatattgcctagaattttctacagcttgaggacagctaaaaatttctagataaccgttccattcaaAACACTAATAATAAGTTCCCCtaagatgaccgaacagatacaaattttatagccccacttagaatgtatttctacggatactctggatagcctaaacaGTGtcttcaatgtatttaggaggaaaatgtcgttgggtgcccctgatgtatGAGAAACTGTCACTGCTTGCTGATCTTACTTGTTCTTCTATATGGGTGAATAGGAGGCCTTCCGGGCTGAGATGCATTCTGGGTACCAAAACGCTGACTTCGGCGAGGTACATAACCAACAGctaaataaaaacagaaaacagcgaCTTGAGTTAGCTTAAGATAATTCGCTGGTTTGGCAGTGTTCATCTCTTACATTCCATAACACGATGGCGACCATGAAGAGAGCTTCTAAAGAAAGATAGTTAAATAGAAGTCGATCGAAGAGGAGGACAGACCTTGGAAAGTGCACAACACCTGTAAATCGAAAATCGGGGTGCAATCTCTGCAGCTCTACagcaacaagaaaaattaattgtCACAAATCTATGACCAGTTTTTTGCTATTTGAACAAGTTTCTAACTATTGAGACAATGAGTCAAACAGTGCATTTAAAATAAGCCTACTAaggaaagtaaagaaaaactaag encodes:
- the LOC140936430 gene encoding uncharacterized protein codes for the protein MEFSFSINNLLPDTITLVDDKLAPFRSRVKNDRSEFANKQSQLKTVIDKMGEASTRAQGLRAPITSAIKLQHSEQRLYIMKEPAANNGLGAAVGIIKVGQKKLFLLDMQSVQYEVHPLCVLDFYIHETRQRTGCGKRLFEHMLKMEGRMVHHLAIDRPSHKFVSFLKKYYGLKNAIPQANNFVIHEHFFSDLEAVGYVPRRSQRFGTQNASQPGRPPIHPYRRTSQSNGEPSLLQKRHSSSSRPNSGREFSALSSHTVEGRETDSRDHFRIKDSLQDINLPPLVPRPLSRNSTPGSRGSSAGGRPVTREMELRNTEATSYVRSEAFNASRGLAARATRYSRHSNRGGSADIIKSKRNVEAMDSTADSSSSYLRSNSGGRIRSLHLTSAENPFHGQQSATVQMAEKQQHEQVTQMVPSNDKPKQDYNSNVSDKQPGEAETQSGLTSSGNFSVTSLFNSHFGVRPPFMGSSWNIFGVPTYSSSANNMYARRTSQRHHPF